A single genomic interval of Mangifera indica cultivar Alphonso chromosome 5, CATAS_Mindica_2.1, whole genome shotgun sequence harbors:
- the LOC123217270 gene encoding homeobox-leucine zipper protein ANTHOCYANINLESS 2-like isoform X4, with protein MSLGGFLENTSGGGGARIVADISYGNNMPTSALVQPRLLTPPITKSMFNSPGLSLALQPNIDNQGDMGRMGEQFETVVGRRSREGEHESRSGSDNMDGGSGDDQDAADNPPRKKRYHRHTPQQIQELEALFKECPHPDEKQRLELSRRLCLETRQVKFWFQNRRTQMKTQLERHENSLLRQDNDKLRAENLSIRDAMRNPICTNCGGPAIIGDISIEEQHLRIENARLKDELDRVCALAGKFLGRPISSLSTSLAPGMSNSSLELGVGSNGFGGLSTVTTTLPLGPDFGGGISSALPVLPPNRSTSALTGFDRSIERSVFLELALAAMDELVKMAQTDEPLWMRSLERGREVLNQEEYLRTFTPCIGLKPNGFVSESSRETGMVIINSSAVVETLMEPNQWAEMFPCMIARTSTIDVISSGMGGTRNGALQLMHAELQVLSPLVPVREVNFLRFCKQHAEGVWAVVDVSIDSIRETSGAPTYANCRRLPSGCVVQDMPNGYSKVTWVEHAEYDESQVHQLYKPLISSGMGFGAQRWVATLQRQYECLAILMSSTIPARDHTAITASGRRSMLKLAQRMTHNFCAGVCASTVHKWNKLNSGNVYEDVRVMTRKSVDDPGEPPGIVLSAATSVWLPVSPQRLFDFLRNERLRSEWDILSNGGPMQEMAHIAKGQDHGNCVSLLRASAMNANQSSMLILQETCIDAAGSLVVYAPVDIPAMHVVMNGGDSAYVALLPSGFAIVPDGPGSGGPTIGNCGGSPRVSGSLLTVAFQILVNSLPSAKLTVESVETVNNLISCTVQKIKAALQCES; from the exons ATGAGTCTTGGAGGCTTTCTTGAGAATACTTCTGGTGGTGGCGGTGCAAGAATCGTCGCTGATATATCATATGGTAACAACATGCCCACCAGTGCACTCGTTCAGCCCCGCCTTCTAACTCCTCCTATCACCAAATCCATGTTCAATTCTCCAGGCCTCTCTCTCGCTCTT CAACCAAATATAGATAATCAAGGTGATATGGGAAGAATGGGTGAACAGTTTGAGACAGTTGTTGGTCGAAGGAGCAGAGAAGGTGAACATGAAAGTAGATCTGGAAGTGATAACATGGATGGTGGTTCTGGTGACGACCAAGACGCTGCCGACAATCCTCCAAGAAAGAAGAGATATCACCGACACACTCCTCAACAAATCCAAGAACTTGAAGC GCTGTTCAAGGAGTGTCCTCATCCCGATGAGAAACAAAGACTGGAGCTTAGTAGAAGGCTTTGTTTGGAGACAAGGCAAGTCAAGTTCTGGTTTCAAAATCGCCGTACCCAGATGAAG ACCCAATTGGAACGTCATGAGAACTCGTTGCTAAGGCAAGATAACGACAAGCTTCGAGCTGAAAACTTGTCCATTAGAGATGCAATGAGAAATCCAATATGCACCAACTGTGGTGGTCCGGCGATAATCGGAGACATATCTATAGAAGAACAGCACTTGAGGATCGAGAATGCCCGTTTAAAGGACGAGTTAGATCGAGTTTGTGCACTTGCTGGCAAGTTTCTGGGGCGTCCCATATCTTCTTTGTCTACTTCACTTGCTCCTGGCATGTCAAACTCCAGTTTAGAACTTGGAGTTGGGAGCAATGGTTTTGGCGGATTAAGCACTGTTACCACAACATTGCCACTGGGGCCTGATTTTGGAGGTGGGATTTCAAGTGCTTTACCAGTGCTCCCTCCAAACAGATCCACTTCTGCTTTAACAGGTTTTGATAGATCAATTGAGAGATCAGTGTTTTTGGAGCTTGCTTTGGCTGCCATGGATGAACTGGTTAAGATGGCACAAACTGATGAGCCTCTTTGGATGAGAAGCCTAGAAAGAGGAAGAGAGGTATTAAATCAGGAGGAATACTTGAGAACTTTCACCCCTTGCATTGGCTTGAAACCTAATGGTTTTGTCAGTGAATCATCCAGAGAAACTGGCATGGTAATCATCAATAGTTCGGCAGTAGTGGAGACATTGATGGAACCG AATCAATGGGCGGAGATGTTTCCTTGTATGATTGCCAGAACCTCTACCATTGATGTGATTTCTAGTGGTATGGGAGGAACCAGGAATGGGGCACTTCAGTTG ATGCATGCTGAGCTTCAAGTACTATCTCCATTGGTTCCTGTTCGGGAGGTGAATTTCCTGCGTTTTTGCAAGCAGCATGCAGAAGGTGTTTGGGCTGTAGTTGATGTATCAATTGACTCCATCCGAGAAACCTCTGGTGCACCCACATATGCTAACTGCAGGAGGCTTCCTTCTGGCTGTGTGGTACAGGATATGCCCAATGGCTACTCCAAG GTGACATGGGTTGAGCATGCAGAATATGATGAGAGCCAAGTTCACCAGCTTTACAAACCCTTAATAAGTTCGGGCATGGGGTTCGGTGCCCAGCGGTGGGTTGCTACCCTTCAGAGACAATACGAATGCCTTGCTATTCTCATGTCCTCCACCATCCCCGCCAGGGATCACACAG CGATAACAGCAAGTGGTCGACGAAGCATGCTGAAGCTAGCCCAGAGAATGACTCATAATTTTTGTGCCGGAGTTTGTGCTTCAACCGTTCACAAATGGAACAAGCTTAATTCTGGTAATGTTTACGAAGATGTTAGAGTTATGACTAGAAAGAGCGTCGACGATCCTGGTGAGCCACCGGGCATTGTATTAAGCGCTGCAACTTCCGTTTGGTTGCCGGTCTCTCCTCAAAGACTGTTCGATTTTCTACGCAATGAACGGCTTAGAAGTGAGTGGGACATACTCTCCAATGGCGGACCCATGCAGGAAATGGCCCATATAGCCAAGGGACAAGACCACGGCAACTGCGTTTCCCTCCTCCGTGCTAGC GCTATGAACGCAAACCAGAGCAGTATGTTGATTCTGCAGGAGACATGCATTGACGCGGCTGGGTCGCTTGTGGTGTACGCGCCCGTTGACATTCCCGCCATGCACGTCGTGATGAACGGCGGTGATTCAGCTTACGTGGCTCTCCTTCCTTCTGGGTTTGCTATTGTTCCAGATGGTCCAGGTTCAGGAGGACCCACAATCGGAAACTGCGGTGGATCACCGAGAGTGAGTGGGTCCCTATTAACAGTGGCTTTCCAGATCTTGGTGAATAGTCTCCCTTCGGCCAAGCTCACTGTAGAGTCGGTGGAGACAGTAAACAATCTAATCTCATGTACTGTTCAGAAGATCAAGGCCGCACTTCAATGCGAAAGCTGA
- the LOC123217270 gene encoding homeobox-leucine zipper protein ANTHOCYANINLESS 2-like isoform X2 has product MSLGGFLENTSGGGGARIVADISYGNNMPTSALVQPRLLTPPITKSMFNSPGLSLALQQPNIDNQGDMGRMGEQFETVVGRRSREGEHESRSGSDNMDGGSGDDQDAADNPPRKKRYHRHTPQQIQELEALFKECPHPDEKQRLELSRRLCLETRQVKFWFQNRRTQMKTQLERHENSLLRQDNDKLRAENLSIRDAMRNPICTNCGGPAIIGDISIEEQHLRIENARLKDELDRVCALAGKFLGRPISSLSTSLAPGMSNSSLELGVGSNGFGGLSTVTTTLPLGPDFGGGISSALPVLPPNRSTSALTGFDRSIERSVFLELALAAMDELVKMAQTDEPLWMRSLERGREVLNQEEYLRTFTPCIGLKPNGFVSESSRETGMVIINSSAVVETLMEPNQWAEMFPCMIARTSTIDVISSGMGGTRNGALQLMHAELQVLSPLVPVREVNFLRFCKQHAEGVWAVVDVSIDSIRETSGAPTYANCRRLPSGCVVQDMPNGYSKVTWVEHAEYDESQVHQLYKPLISSGMGFGAQRWVATLQRQYECLAILMSSTIPARDHTAITASGRRSMLKLAQRMTHNFCAGVCASTVHKWNKLNSGNVYEDVRVMTRKSVDDPGEPPGIVLSAATSVWLPVSPQRLFDFLRNERLRSEWDILSNGGPMQEMAHIAKGQDHGNCVSLLRASAMNANQSSMLILQETCIDAAGSLVVYAPVDIPAMHVVMNGGDSAYVALLPSGFAIVPDGPGSGGPTIGNCGGSPRVSGSLLTVAFQILVNSLPSAKLTVESVETVNNLISCTVQKIKAALQCES; this is encoded by the exons ATGAGTCTTGGAGGCTTTCTTGAGAATACTTCTGGTGGTGGCGGTGCAAGAATCGTCGCTGATATATCATATGGTAACAACATGCCCACCAGTGCACTCGTTCAGCCCCGCCTTCTAACTCCTCCTATCACCAAATCCATGTTCAATTCTCCAGGCCTCTCTCTCGCTCTT CAGCAACCAAATATAGATAATCAAGGTGATATGGGAAGAATGGGTGAACAGTTTGAGACAGTTGTTGGTCGAAGGAGCAGAGAAGGTGAACATGAAAGTAGATCTGGAAGTGATAACATGGATGGTGGTTCTGGTGACGACCAAGACGCTGCCGACAATCCTCCAAGAAAGAAGAGATATCACCGACACACTCCTCAACAAATCCAAGAACTTGAAGC GCTGTTCAAGGAGTGTCCTCATCCCGATGAGAAACAAAGACTGGAGCTTAGTAGAAGGCTTTGTTTGGAGACAAGGCAAGTCAAGTTCTGGTTTCAAAATCGCCGTACCCAGATGAAG ACCCAATTGGAACGTCATGAGAACTCGTTGCTAAGGCAAGATAACGACAAGCTTCGAGCTGAAAACTTGTCCATTAGAGATGCAATGAGAAATCCAATATGCACCAACTGTGGTGGTCCGGCGATAATCGGAGACATATCTATAGAAGAACAGCACTTGAGGATCGAGAATGCCCGTTTAAAGGACGAGTTAGATCGAGTTTGTGCACTTGCTGGCAAGTTTCTGGGGCGTCCCATATCTTCTTTGTCTACTTCACTTGCTCCTGGCATGTCAAACTCCAGTTTAGAACTTGGAGTTGGGAGCAATGGTTTTGGCGGATTAAGCACTGTTACCACAACATTGCCACTGGGGCCTGATTTTGGAGGTGGGATTTCAAGTGCTTTACCAGTGCTCCCTCCAAACAGATCCACTTCTGCTTTAACAGGTTTTGATAGATCAATTGAGAGATCAGTGTTTTTGGAGCTTGCTTTGGCTGCCATGGATGAACTGGTTAAGATGGCACAAACTGATGAGCCTCTTTGGATGAGAAGCCTAGAAAGAGGAAGAGAGGTATTAAATCAGGAGGAATACTTGAGAACTTTCACCCCTTGCATTGGCTTGAAACCTAATGGTTTTGTCAGTGAATCATCCAGAGAAACTGGCATGGTAATCATCAATAGTTCGGCAGTAGTGGAGACATTGATGGAACCG AATCAATGGGCGGAGATGTTTCCTTGTATGATTGCCAGAACCTCTACCATTGATGTGATTTCTAGTGGTATGGGAGGAACCAGGAATGGGGCACTTCAGTTG ATGCATGCTGAGCTTCAAGTACTATCTCCATTGGTTCCTGTTCGGGAGGTGAATTTCCTGCGTTTTTGCAAGCAGCATGCAGAAGGTGTTTGGGCTGTAGTTGATGTATCAATTGACTCCATCCGAGAAACCTCTGGTGCACCCACATATGCTAACTGCAGGAGGCTTCCTTCTGGCTGTGTGGTACAGGATATGCCCAATGGCTACTCCAAG GTGACATGGGTTGAGCATGCAGAATATGATGAGAGCCAAGTTCACCAGCTTTACAAACCCTTAATAAGTTCGGGCATGGGGTTCGGTGCCCAGCGGTGGGTTGCTACCCTTCAGAGACAATACGAATGCCTTGCTATTCTCATGTCCTCCACCATCCCCGCCAGGGATCACACAG CGATAACAGCAAGTGGTCGACGAAGCATGCTGAAGCTAGCCCAGAGAATGACTCATAATTTTTGTGCCGGAGTTTGTGCTTCAACCGTTCACAAATGGAACAAGCTTAATTCTGGTAATGTTTACGAAGATGTTAGAGTTATGACTAGAAAGAGCGTCGACGATCCTGGTGAGCCACCGGGCATTGTATTAAGCGCTGCAACTTCCGTTTGGTTGCCGGTCTCTCCTCAAAGACTGTTCGATTTTCTACGCAATGAACGGCTTAGAAGTGAGTGGGACATACTCTCCAATGGCGGACCCATGCAGGAAATGGCCCATATAGCCAAGGGACAAGACCACGGCAACTGCGTTTCCCTCCTCCGTGCTAGC GCTATGAACGCAAACCAGAGCAGTATGTTGATTCTGCAGGAGACATGCATTGACGCGGCTGGGTCGCTTGTGGTGTACGCGCCCGTTGACATTCCCGCCATGCACGTCGTGATGAACGGCGGTGATTCAGCTTACGTGGCTCTCCTTCCTTCTGGGTTTGCTATTGTTCCAGATGGTCCAGGTTCAGGAGGACCCACAATCGGAAACTGCGGTGGATCACCGAGAGTGAGTGGGTCCCTATTAACAGTGGCTTTCCAGATCTTGGTGAATAGTCTCCCTTCGGCCAAGCTCACTGTAGAGTCGGTGGAGACAGTAAACAATCTAATCTCATGTACTGTTCAGAAGATCAAGGCCGCACTTCAATGCGAAAGCTGA
- the LOC123217270 gene encoding homeobox-leucine zipper protein ANTHOCYANINLESS 2-like isoform X1 — translation MSLGGFLENTSGGGGARIVADISYGNNMPTSALVQPRLLTPPITKSMFNSPGLSLALQQPNIDNQGDMGRMGEQFETVVGRRSREGEHESRSGSDNMDGGSGDDQDAADNPPRKKRYHRHTPQQIQELEALFKECPHPDEKQRLELSRRLCLETRQVKFWFQNRRTQMKTQLERHENSLLRQDNDKLRAENLSIRDAMRNPICTNCGGPAIIGDISIEEQHLRIENARLKDELDRVCALAGKFLGRPISSLSTSLAPGMSNSSLELGVGSNGFGGLSTVTTTLPLGPDFGGGISSALPVLPPNRSTSALTGFDRSIERSVFLELALAAMDELVKMAQTDEPLWMRSLERGREVLNQEEYLRTFTPCIGLKPNGFVSESSRETGMVIINSSAVVETLMEPNQWAEMFPCMIARTSTIDVISSGMGGTRNGALQLMHAELQVLSPLVPVREVNFLRFCKQHAEGVWAVVDVSIDSIRETSGAPTYANCRRLPSGCVVQDMPNGYSKVTWVEHAEYDESQVHQLYKPLISSGMGFGAQRWVATLQRQYECLAILMSSTIPARDHTAAITASGRRSMLKLAQRMTHNFCAGVCASTVHKWNKLNSGNVYEDVRVMTRKSVDDPGEPPGIVLSAATSVWLPVSPQRLFDFLRNERLRSEWDILSNGGPMQEMAHIAKGQDHGNCVSLLRASAMNANQSSMLILQETCIDAAGSLVVYAPVDIPAMHVVMNGGDSAYVALLPSGFAIVPDGPGSGGPTIGNCGGSPRVSGSLLTVAFQILVNSLPSAKLTVESVETVNNLISCTVQKIKAALQCES, via the exons ATGAGTCTTGGAGGCTTTCTTGAGAATACTTCTGGTGGTGGCGGTGCAAGAATCGTCGCTGATATATCATATGGTAACAACATGCCCACCAGTGCACTCGTTCAGCCCCGCCTTCTAACTCCTCCTATCACCAAATCCATGTTCAATTCTCCAGGCCTCTCTCTCGCTCTT CAGCAACCAAATATAGATAATCAAGGTGATATGGGAAGAATGGGTGAACAGTTTGAGACAGTTGTTGGTCGAAGGAGCAGAGAAGGTGAACATGAAAGTAGATCTGGAAGTGATAACATGGATGGTGGTTCTGGTGACGACCAAGACGCTGCCGACAATCCTCCAAGAAAGAAGAGATATCACCGACACACTCCTCAACAAATCCAAGAACTTGAAGC GCTGTTCAAGGAGTGTCCTCATCCCGATGAGAAACAAAGACTGGAGCTTAGTAGAAGGCTTTGTTTGGAGACAAGGCAAGTCAAGTTCTGGTTTCAAAATCGCCGTACCCAGATGAAG ACCCAATTGGAACGTCATGAGAACTCGTTGCTAAGGCAAGATAACGACAAGCTTCGAGCTGAAAACTTGTCCATTAGAGATGCAATGAGAAATCCAATATGCACCAACTGTGGTGGTCCGGCGATAATCGGAGACATATCTATAGAAGAACAGCACTTGAGGATCGAGAATGCCCGTTTAAAGGACGAGTTAGATCGAGTTTGTGCACTTGCTGGCAAGTTTCTGGGGCGTCCCATATCTTCTTTGTCTACTTCACTTGCTCCTGGCATGTCAAACTCCAGTTTAGAACTTGGAGTTGGGAGCAATGGTTTTGGCGGATTAAGCACTGTTACCACAACATTGCCACTGGGGCCTGATTTTGGAGGTGGGATTTCAAGTGCTTTACCAGTGCTCCCTCCAAACAGATCCACTTCTGCTTTAACAGGTTTTGATAGATCAATTGAGAGATCAGTGTTTTTGGAGCTTGCTTTGGCTGCCATGGATGAACTGGTTAAGATGGCACAAACTGATGAGCCTCTTTGGATGAGAAGCCTAGAAAGAGGAAGAGAGGTATTAAATCAGGAGGAATACTTGAGAACTTTCACCCCTTGCATTGGCTTGAAACCTAATGGTTTTGTCAGTGAATCATCCAGAGAAACTGGCATGGTAATCATCAATAGTTCGGCAGTAGTGGAGACATTGATGGAACCG AATCAATGGGCGGAGATGTTTCCTTGTATGATTGCCAGAACCTCTACCATTGATGTGATTTCTAGTGGTATGGGAGGAACCAGGAATGGGGCACTTCAGTTG ATGCATGCTGAGCTTCAAGTACTATCTCCATTGGTTCCTGTTCGGGAGGTGAATTTCCTGCGTTTTTGCAAGCAGCATGCAGAAGGTGTTTGGGCTGTAGTTGATGTATCAATTGACTCCATCCGAGAAACCTCTGGTGCACCCACATATGCTAACTGCAGGAGGCTTCCTTCTGGCTGTGTGGTACAGGATATGCCCAATGGCTACTCCAAG GTGACATGGGTTGAGCATGCAGAATATGATGAGAGCCAAGTTCACCAGCTTTACAAACCCTTAATAAGTTCGGGCATGGGGTTCGGTGCCCAGCGGTGGGTTGCTACCCTTCAGAGACAATACGAATGCCTTGCTATTCTCATGTCCTCCACCATCCCCGCCAGGGATCACACAG CAGCGATAACAGCAAGTGGTCGACGAAGCATGCTGAAGCTAGCCCAGAGAATGACTCATAATTTTTGTGCCGGAGTTTGTGCTTCAACCGTTCACAAATGGAACAAGCTTAATTCTGGTAATGTTTACGAAGATGTTAGAGTTATGACTAGAAAGAGCGTCGACGATCCTGGTGAGCCACCGGGCATTGTATTAAGCGCTGCAACTTCCGTTTGGTTGCCGGTCTCTCCTCAAAGACTGTTCGATTTTCTACGCAATGAACGGCTTAGAAGTGAGTGGGACATACTCTCCAATGGCGGACCCATGCAGGAAATGGCCCATATAGCCAAGGGACAAGACCACGGCAACTGCGTTTCCCTCCTCCGTGCTAGC GCTATGAACGCAAACCAGAGCAGTATGTTGATTCTGCAGGAGACATGCATTGACGCGGCTGGGTCGCTTGTGGTGTACGCGCCCGTTGACATTCCCGCCATGCACGTCGTGATGAACGGCGGTGATTCAGCTTACGTGGCTCTCCTTCCTTCTGGGTTTGCTATTGTTCCAGATGGTCCAGGTTCAGGAGGACCCACAATCGGAAACTGCGGTGGATCACCGAGAGTGAGTGGGTCCCTATTAACAGTGGCTTTCCAGATCTTGGTGAATAGTCTCCCTTCGGCCAAGCTCACTGTAGAGTCGGTGGAGACAGTAAACAATCTAATCTCATGTACTGTTCAGAAGATCAAGGCCGCACTTCAATGCGAAAGCTGA
- the LOC123217270 gene encoding homeobox-leucine zipper protein ANTHOCYANINLESS 2-like isoform X3: MSLGGFLENTSGGGGARIVADISYGNNMPTSALVQPRLLTPPITKSMFNSPGLSLALQPNIDNQGDMGRMGEQFETVVGRRSREGEHESRSGSDNMDGGSGDDQDAADNPPRKKRYHRHTPQQIQELEALFKECPHPDEKQRLELSRRLCLETRQVKFWFQNRRTQMKTQLERHENSLLRQDNDKLRAENLSIRDAMRNPICTNCGGPAIIGDISIEEQHLRIENARLKDELDRVCALAGKFLGRPISSLSTSLAPGMSNSSLELGVGSNGFGGLSTVTTTLPLGPDFGGGISSALPVLPPNRSTSALTGFDRSIERSVFLELALAAMDELVKMAQTDEPLWMRSLERGREVLNQEEYLRTFTPCIGLKPNGFVSESSRETGMVIINSSAVVETLMEPNQWAEMFPCMIARTSTIDVISSGMGGTRNGALQLMHAELQVLSPLVPVREVNFLRFCKQHAEGVWAVVDVSIDSIRETSGAPTYANCRRLPSGCVVQDMPNGYSKVTWVEHAEYDESQVHQLYKPLISSGMGFGAQRWVATLQRQYECLAILMSSTIPARDHTAAITASGRRSMLKLAQRMTHNFCAGVCASTVHKWNKLNSGNVYEDVRVMTRKSVDDPGEPPGIVLSAATSVWLPVSPQRLFDFLRNERLRSEWDILSNGGPMQEMAHIAKGQDHGNCVSLLRASAMNANQSSMLILQETCIDAAGSLVVYAPVDIPAMHVVMNGGDSAYVALLPSGFAIVPDGPGSGGPTIGNCGGSPRVSGSLLTVAFQILVNSLPSAKLTVESVETVNNLISCTVQKIKAALQCES, translated from the exons ATGAGTCTTGGAGGCTTTCTTGAGAATACTTCTGGTGGTGGCGGTGCAAGAATCGTCGCTGATATATCATATGGTAACAACATGCCCACCAGTGCACTCGTTCAGCCCCGCCTTCTAACTCCTCCTATCACCAAATCCATGTTCAATTCTCCAGGCCTCTCTCTCGCTCTT CAACCAAATATAGATAATCAAGGTGATATGGGAAGAATGGGTGAACAGTTTGAGACAGTTGTTGGTCGAAGGAGCAGAGAAGGTGAACATGAAAGTAGATCTGGAAGTGATAACATGGATGGTGGTTCTGGTGACGACCAAGACGCTGCCGACAATCCTCCAAGAAAGAAGAGATATCACCGACACACTCCTCAACAAATCCAAGAACTTGAAGC GCTGTTCAAGGAGTGTCCTCATCCCGATGAGAAACAAAGACTGGAGCTTAGTAGAAGGCTTTGTTTGGAGACAAGGCAAGTCAAGTTCTGGTTTCAAAATCGCCGTACCCAGATGAAG ACCCAATTGGAACGTCATGAGAACTCGTTGCTAAGGCAAGATAACGACAAGCTTCGAGCTGAAAACTTGTCCATTAGAGATGCAATGAGAAATCCAATATGCACCAACTGTGGTGGTCCGGCGATAATCGGAGACATATCTATAGAAGAACAGCACTTGAGGATCGAGAATGCCCGTTTAAAGGACGAGTTAGATCGAGTTTGTGCACTTGCTGGCAAGTTTCTGGGGCGTCCCATATCTTCTTTGTCTACTTCACTTGCTCCTGGCATGTCAAACTCCAGTTTAGAACTTGGAGTTGGGAGCAATGGTTTTGGCGGATTAAGCACTGTTACCACAACATTGCCACTGGGGCCTGATTTTGGAGGTGGGATTTCAAGTGCTTTACCAGTGCTCCCTCCAAACAGATCCACTTCTGCTTTAACAGGTTTTGATAGATCAATTGAGAGATCAGTGTTTTTGGAGCTTGCTTTGGCTGCCATGGATGAACTGGTTAAGATGGCACAAACTGATGAGCCTCTTTGGATGAGAAGCCTAGAAAGAGGAAGAGAGGTATTAAATCAGGAGGAATACTTGAGAACTTTCACCCCTTGCATTGGCTTGAAACCTAATGGTTTTGTCAGTGAATCATCCAGAGAAACTGGCATGGTAATCATCAATAGTTCGGCAGTAGTGGAGACATTGATGGAACCG AATCAATGGGCGGAGATGTTTCCTTGTATGATTGCCAGAACCTCTACCATTGATGTGATTTCTAGTGGTATGGGAGGAACCAGGAATGGGGCACTTCAGTTG ATGCATGCTGAGCTTCAAGTACTATCTCCATTGGTTCCTGTTCGGGAGGTGAATTTCCTGCGTTTTTGCAAGCAGCATGCAGAAGGTGTTTGGGCTGTAGTTGATGTATCAATTGACTCCATCCGAGAAACCTCTGGTGCACCCACATATGCTAACTGCAGGAGGCTTCCTTCTGGCTGTGTGGTACAGGATATGCCCAATGGCTACTCCAAG GTGACATGGGTTGAGCATGCAGAATATGATGAGAGCCAAGTTCACCAGCTTTACAAACCCTTAATAAGTTCGGGCATGGGGTTCGGTGCCCAGCGGTGGGTTGCTACCCTTCAGAGACAATACGAATGCCTTGCTATTCTCATGTCCTCCACCATCCCCGCCAGGGATCACACAG CAGCGATAACAGCAAGTGGTCGACGAAGCATGCTGAAGCTAGCCCAGAGAATGACTCATAATTTTTGTGCCGGAGTTTGTGCTTCAACCGTTCACAAATGGAACAAGCTTAATTCTGGTAATGTTTACGAAGATGTTAGAGTTATGACTAGAAAGAGCGTCGACGATCCTGGTGAGCCACCGGGCATTGTATTAAGCGCTGCAACTTCCGTTTGGTTGCCGGTCTCTCCTCAAAGACTGTTCGATTTTCTACGCAATGAACGGCTTAGAAGTGAGTGGGACATACTCTCCAATGGCGGACCCATGCAGGAAATGGCCCATATAGCCAAGGGACAAGACCACGGCAACTGCGTTTCCCTCCTCCGTGCTAGC GCTATGAACGCAAACCAGAGCAGTATGTTGATTCTGCAGGAGACATGCATTGACGCGGCTGGGTCGCTTGTGGTGTACGCGCCCGTTGACATTCCCGCCATGCACGTCGTGATGAACGGCGGTGATTCAGCTTACGTGGCTCTCCTTCCTTCTGGGTTTGCTATTGTTCCAGATGGTCCAGGTTCAGGAGGACCCACAATCGGAAACTGCGGTGGATCACCGAGAGTGAGTGGGTCCCTATTAACAGTGGCTTTCCAGATCTTGGTGAATAGTCTCCCTTCGGCCAAGCTCACTGTAGAGTCGGTGGAGACAGTAAACAATCTAATCTCATGTACTGTTCAGAAGATCAAGGCCGCACTTCAATGCGAAAGCTGA